The proteins below are encoded in one region of Chroococcidiopsis sp. SAG 2025:
- a CDS encoding transposase produces the protein MWCEDEAGPFGTAPYPGSNWQPVGKPTRQEHEYIRNGTAKLLTLFHPATGQVRVKGVTSCTNAVLHEWLKQELASVVQSLPTPARLLKPEENQRLWKSWQQGLKVRFTLPHDLPPLRMLLVMDNLVGHKTPQLVLWLCAHGIMPLYTPLGGSWLNMAESIQRILKRRALEGHHPQTAYQIIEWLEATAFGWNQQPTPFVWAGLRAQRRDRARQRFHSLGGSGACTHRPLRRTTIAKNNGNTHTK, from the coding sequence GTGTGGTGCGAAGACGAGGCGGGACCATTTGGCACTGCTCCTTACCCTGGTAGCAATTGGCAGCCAGTAGGTAAACCGACACGGCAAGAACATGAATATATCCGTAATGGCACAGCCAAGCTGTTAACGCTATTCCATCCCGCTACTGGGCAAGTACGAGTTAAGGGTGTTACCAGTTGTACCAATGCTGTGTTGCACGAATGGCTCAAGCAAGAATTAGCTAGTGTTGTACAATCACTGCCAACTCCAGCTCGATTACTCAAGCCTGAAGAAAATCAACGGTTATGGAAAAGTTGGCAGCAGGGGTTGAAAGTACGCTTTACACTCCCACACGACTTACCGCCACTGCGAATGTTGCTAGTGATGGATAACTTGGTCGGACATAAAACTCCCCAGTTGGTATTGTGGCTGTGTGCTCATGGCATCATGCCGCTCTACACACCTCTTGGCGGTAGCTGGCTGAATATGGCTGAGTCGATTCAACGAATTCTCAAACGCCGAGCTCTAGAGGGGCATCATCCGCAAACAGCCTATCAAATTATTGAGTGGTTGGAAGCAACTGCTTTTGGATGGAACCAACAACCAACGCCGTTTGTCTGGGCAGGATTACGAGCGCAACGTCGAGACAGAGCGCGTCAAAGATTTCACTCTCTTGGTGGTTCTGGTGCCTGTACGCATCGTCCTCTTCGGCGGACAACTATTGCCAAAAATAATGGCAACACTCATACCAAATGA